In Lepus europaeus isolate LE1 chromosome 9, mLepTim1.pri, whole genome shotgun sequence, the following are encoded in one genomic region:
- the SPINK8 gene encoding serine protease inhibitor Kazal-type 8 isoform X2 — translation MKGIFSKPTLVLAISMWAAFASDYPLPLGYKEAYLEQTKAECKKNINRCWLLSYFQPSKLICGSDQVTYGGECHLCFKILFEGLNVTKLHDGSCENP, via the exons ATGAAGGGGATCTTCTCAAAGCCCACCCTTGTTCTAGCCATCTCCATGTGGGCTGCTTTTGCATCAG ATTACCCTCTTCCATTGGGCTACAAGGAAGCTTACTTAGAACAGACAAAG GCTGAATGCAAGAAGAACATCAACAGGTGCTGGCTTTTGTCCTACTTCCAGCCTAGTAAGCTCATATGTGGCAGTGACCAGGTCACCTACGGTGGGGAGTGCCATCTCTGCTTCAAAATCCT atttgaAGGGCTTAACGTAACTAAACTGCACGATGGATCATGT